A single region of the Pseudomonas solani genome encodes:
- the uvrC gene encoding excinuclease ABC subunit UvrC: MPDIFDATDFLAACSGRPGVYRMFEEGGKLLYVGKAKNLKKRLASYFRKTGLAPKTAALVAKIAQIETTITANETEALLLEQTLIKEWRPPYNILLRDDKSYPYVHLSDGPYPRLSIHRGAKKRKGRYFGPYPSAGAIRESLALLQKAFLVRQCEDSYFRNRTRPCLQYQIKRCKGPCVDLVEPAEYAEDVRHSVMFLEGRSNALAEELSSSMEQASMRLEFERAAELRDQVAILRRVQDQQSIEGGTGDVDVVAAIVNPGGACVHMISVRGGRVLGSKNFFPQVAIEEEVGDVLVAFIAQYYLSNMERDLPQELIVNTVHEDFPTLIQAIAELRGRELSISHRVRTNRARWQQLAVTNAEQALAARLANRQHMADKFEALAEVLDLDEPPQRLECYDISHSSGEATVASCVVFGPEGALKSDYRRYNIEGVTAGDDYAAMHQALTRRFSKLKEGEGKLPDILLVDGGKGQMAMAQEVLQELAVPELILLGVAKGVTRKPGFETLYLNDAAHEFTLPADSPALHLIQQIRDEAHRFAITGHRARRGKARRTSSLEEVAGVGPKRRRELLKHFGGLQELSRASIEEIAKAPGISKKLAESIYAALHSE, translated from the coding sequence ATGCCCGACATTTTTGACGCAACTGATTTCCTTGCCGCCTGCAGCGGGCGCCCGGGTGTTTACCGGATGTTCGAAGAGGGCGGCAAGCTCCTCTATGTGGGCAAGGCCAAGAACCTCAAGAAGCGCCTCGCCAGCTACTTCCGCAAGACCGGGCTGGCACCTAAGACCGCCGCTCTGGTGGCGAAGATCGCGCAGATTGAAACCACCATCACCGCCAACGAGACCGAGGCGCTGCTGCTCGAGCAGACCCTGATCAAGGAGTGGCGCCCGCCGTACAACATCCTGTTGCGCGACGACAAATCCTATCCCTACGTGCACCTGTCCGATGGCCCGTATCCGCGCCTGAGCATCCACCGTGGTGCGAAGAAGCGGAAGGGGCGATATTTCGGGCCCTATCCAAGCGCCGGGGCCATTCGCGAGAGTCTCGCCTTGCTGCAGAAGGCCTTTCTCGTGCGCCAGTGTGAGGACAGCTACTTCCGCAATCGCACCAGGCCCTGCCTGCAATACCAGATCAAGCGTTGCAAGGGGCCGTGCGTGGATTTGGTCGAGCCGGCCGAGTACGCCGAGGACGTGCGGCATTCGGTGATGTTCCTCGAGGGGCGTAGCAATGCGCTGGCCGAGGAGCTGTCCAGCAGCATGGAGCAGGCCTCGATGCGGCTGGAGTTCGAGCGAGCCGCCGAGCTGCGCGATCAGGTCGCCATTCTGCGTCGCGTCCAGGATCAGCAGAGCATCGAGGGCGGTACCGGGGATGTGGATGTGGTCGCTGCCATCGTCAACCCGGGCGGTGCCTGTGTGCACATGATCAGCGTGCGCGGCGGGCGAGTGCTTGGCAGCAAGAACTTCTTCCCCCAGGTCGCTATTGAGGAGGAGGTGGGTGATGTACTGGTGGCCTTCATCGCCCAGTACTACCTGAGCAACATGGAGCGCGACCTGCCCCAGGAGCTCATCGTCAATACCGTGCATGAGGACTTCCCCACGCTGATCCAGGCCATCGCCGAACTGCGTGGGCGGGAGCTGAGCATCAGCCATCGGGTACGGACCAACCGCGCCCGCTGGCAGCAACTGGCCGTCACCAACGCCGAGCAGGCCCTGGCTGCGCGCCTCGCCAATCGTCAGCACATGGCTGACAAGTTCGAAGCACTGGCCGAGGTGCTGGACCTGGACGAACCGCCGCAACGGCTGGAGTGCTATGACATCAGCCACTCCAGTGGTGAGGCGACCGTTGCCTCTTGCGTGGTCTTTGGGCCGGAAGGCGCGCTGAAGTCGGACTACCGCCGTTACAACATCGAAGGCGTCACCGCTGGCGACGACTATGCCGCCATGCACCAGGCGCTGACCCGCCGTTTCAGCAAGCTCAAGGAAGGTGAGGGCAAGCTCCCCGACATCCTGCTGGTGGACGGCGGCAAGGGCCAGATGGCGATGGCGCAGGAAGTGCTCCAGGAGCTGGCTGTGCCCGAGCTCATCCTTCTGGGTGTCGCCAAGGGTGTGACCCGCAAGCCTGGCTTCGAGACCCTTTACCTGAACGATGCGGCCCATGAGTTCACCTTGCCGGCGGACTCGCCCGCGTTGCACCTGATCCAGCAGATCCGCGATGAAGCCCACCGTTTTGCTATCACGGGCCATCGCGCGCGTCGTGGCAAGGCTCGGCGGACTTCCAGCCTGGAAGAGGTGGCGGGCGTGGGGCCAAAGCGTCGGCGCGAGCTGCTCAAGCACTTCGGTGGGCTGCAGGAACTGTCCCGCGCCAGCATCGAGGAAATCGCCAAGGCGCCTGGTATCAGCAAAAAGCTCGCAGAGTCGATTTATGCAGCCCTGCACAGCGAGTAG
- the pgsA gene encoding CDP-diacylglycerol--glycerol-3-phosphate 3-phosphatidyltransferase → MNIPNLLTVLRVLLIPVFILLFYMPFSWSYLAASAVFAVAAVTDWFDGYLARRWEQSTPFGAFLDPVADKLMVAVALVLLVEEHHNLWLSLPAAIIIGREIVVSALREWMAEIGARAHVAVSNLGKWKTAAQMLALVILLANPPHFTFWVLVGYVLLIIAAGLTLWSMLHYLLAAWPHLSTEPKKK, encoded by the coding sequence ATGAATATTCCTAATCTCCTCACCGTTCTGCGCGTTCTGCTGATTCCCGTCTTCATCCTGCTCTTCTATATGCCGTTTTCCTGGAGCTACCTGGCAGCCAGTGCGGTGTTCGCTGTTGCAGCGGTGACCGACTGGTTCGATGGCTACCTGGCCCGGCGCTGGGAGCAGAGCACCCCCTTCGGCGCCTTCCTCGACCCCGTAGCCGACAAGCTGATGGTCGCCGTGGCGCTGGTACTGCTGGTGGAGGAGCATCACAACCTGTGGCTGAGCCTGCCGGCCGCCATCATCATCGGCCGCGAGATCGTCGTCTCCGCGCTGCGCGAATGGATGGCCGAGATCGGCGCCCGCGCCCATGTGGCGGTATCCAATCTCGGTAAATGGAAGACTGCCGCGCAGATGCTGGCACTGGTGATCCTGCTGGCCAACCCGCCGCATTTCACCTTCTGGGTGCTGGTGGGCTATGTGCTGCTGATCATCGCTGCCGGCCTGACCTTGTGGTCGATGCTGCACTACCTGCTGGCCGCCTGGCCGCATCTCAGTACCGAGCCGAAAAAGAAATAA
- a CDS encoding carbon storage regulator: MQLFINSVGERFVIEGGITVEVISIHGHQVKFGIVAPKNVAVHRKEVYERIQAGVPHPKLTA; the protein is encoded by the coding sequence ATGCAGCTGTTCATCAATTCGGTCGGCGAACGCTTCGTCATAGAAGGCGGCATCACGGTGGAAGTGATCAGCATCCACGGGCATCAGGTGAAGTTCGGCATCGTCGCGCCGAAGAACGTTGCCGTGCATCGCAAGGAAGTCTACGAACGCATCCAGGCTGGCGTGCCGCACCCCAAGCTGACGGCTTGA
- a CDS encoding UDP-glucose dehydrogenase family protein yields MQLCVVGAGYVGLVAAACFAEMGNRVVCVERDPWRLARLQRGEPTIYEPGLETMLKMHLASGQLSFSAQLEESVDRAEIIFIAVGTPSGEDGSADLSHVLAVADQLGTLLRRPCLVVNKSTVPVGTAERVADRIHMALARRDLAFTVPVASNPEFLKEGSAIDDFMRPDRIIIGCDDPASGELLRRLYAPFSRNHDRVLLMATRAAEFSKYAANAFLATRISFMNEMAGLCARLGVDVEEVRRGIGSDRRIGTHFIYAGCGYGGSCFPKDVRALIHCAEQEGIEPGILRAVEARNALQKTLLFQSVREHFNGFVRGRTVAVWGLAFKPGTDDLREAPSLVLLDALLAAGARVRACDPVAVPAVAARYPEQLASGQLHLSDSPYQAVENADALVLVTEWKQFRQPNFERIRGLMKMPVIFDGRNLYDPAQLADLGFLYRGIGRPAAGHCKATAA; encoded by the coding sequence ATGCAGCTTTGCGTCGTCGGTGCGGGTTACGTGGGGCTGGTGGCGGCGGCCTGTTTCGCCGAGATGGGCAATCGGGTCGTCTGCGTCGAGCGCGATCCCTGGCGCCTTGCGCGCCTGCAGCGTGGCGAGCCGACGATCTACGAGCCCGGCCTGGAAACCATGCTGAAGATGCACCTCGCCAGCGGCCAGTTGAGCTTCAGTGCGCAGCTGGAGGAGAGCGTCGACCGGGCGGAGATCATCTTCATCGCCGTCGGTACCCCCAGCGGCGAGGACGGCTCTGCCGACCTTTCCCACGTGCTGGCGGTGGCCGATCAGTTGGGCACCCTGCTGCGACGTCCCTGCCTGGTGGTGAACAAGTCCACGGTGCCGGTGGGTACGGCGGAGCGGGTAGCGGATCGCATCCACATGGCGCTCGCCAGGCGTGACCTGGCATTCACCGTGCCAGTGGCGAGCAACCCCGAATTCCTCAAGGAAGGTTCAGCGATCGACGACTTCATGCGGCCGGACCGCATCATCATCGGCTGTGACGACCCGGCCTCCGGCGAATTGCTGCGCCGCCTCTACGCGCCGTTCTCGCGCAACCATGACCGGGTGCTGCTGATGGCCACCCGTGCCGCCGAATTCAGCAAGTACGCTGCCAACGCCTTCCTCGCCACGCGCATCTCCTTCATGAACGAGATGGCCGGCCTCTGCGCGCGCCTGGGTGTCGATGTGGAGGAGGTGCGCCGCGGCATCGGCAGTGACCGGCGCATCGGCACCCACTTCATCTATGCCGGCTGCGGCTACGGTGGCTCGTGCTTCCCCAAGGATGTGCGCGCGCTGATCCACTGTGCCGAGCAGGAAGGCATCGAGCCCGGCATCCTGCGGGCGGTCGAGGCGCGCAACGCGCTGCAGAAGACCCTGCTGTTCCAGTCCGTGCGCGAGCACTTCAATGGTTTCGTGCGGGGGCGCACCGTTGCGGTATGGGGCCTTGCCTTCAAACCCGGTACCGATGACCTGCGCGAGGCGCCGAGCCTGGTGCTGCTGGATGCGCTGCTCGCTGCGGGCGCGCGCGTTCGCGCCTGTGACCCCGTGGCGGTACCGGCGGTGGCGGCGCGCTACCCGGAGCAGCTCGCCAGCGGGCAGCTACACTTGAGCGACTCGCCGTACCAGGCGGTGGAAAATGCCGACGCCCTGGTGCTGGTGACCGAATGGAAGCAGTTTCGCCAGCCGAACTTCGAGCGGATTCGCGGTCTGATGAAAATGCCGGTCATCTTCGATGGCAGGAATCTCTATGACCCGGCGCAACTGGCCGATCTGGGGTTTCTTTATCGCGGCATCGGACGCCCAGCAGCTGGGCATTGTAAGGCGACTGCGGCCTGA